A single window of Lonchura striata isolate bLonStr1 chromosome 20, bLonStr1.mat, whole genome shotgun sequence DNA harbors:
- the MYL10 gene encoding myosin regulatory light chain 10: MDQNRDGFIDKADLRDTFAALGRLNVKNEELEDMVKEAPGPINFTVFLTMFGEKLKGTDPEETILNAFKIFDPEGKGRIKADYIKEMLMTQADRFSQEEINQMFAAFPPDVSGNLDYKNLCYVITHGEEKD, translated from the exons ATGGATCAGAACAGGGACGGCTTTATTGACAAAGCAGATTTGAGAGACACATTTGCTGCACTAG GTCGTCTGAATGTCAAGAATGAAGAGCTTGAAGACATGGTGAAGGAGGCGCCAGGCCCTATTAACTTCACTGTCTTCCTTACTATGTTTGGGGAAAAGCTGAAAG gCACGGACCCAGAAGAAACCATTCTGAATGCTTTTAAGATTTTCGACCCAGAAGGAAAAGGCCGCATAAAGGCAGACTA CATCAAAGAAATGCTCATGACACAGGCAGACCGGTTCAGTCAAGAAGAG ATCAACCAGATGTTTGCTGCTTTCCCTCCTGATGTCTCTGGGAACCTTGACTATAAGAACCTCTGCTATGTTATCACCCATGGTGAGGAGAAAGACTGA